One genomic region from Equus asinus isolate D_3611 breed Donkey chromosome 8, EquAss-T2T_v2, whole genome shotgun sequence encodes:
- the LOC106843498 gene encoding olfactory receptor 12D1-like codes for MLNQTLVTEFLLLGLTDIQILQTFLFTVFLAIYFLIVAGNGAILTIVIFDPRLHSPMYFFLGNLSCLDICYSTVTLPKMLENFLSTHKAISFLGCISQLHFFHFLGSTEAMLLGVMAFDRFVAICKPLHYPLIMNHQLCTQMAITIWIIGFFHALMHAIMTSRLNFCGSNHIHHFFCDVKPLLELACGNTELNQWLLNTVTGTIGMGPFFLTLLSYFYIIIYLFFKTHSCSLLHKALSTCASHFMVVILLYAPVLLTYIRPASGSSIDQDRIMAIMYSVVTPVLNPLIYTLRNKEVKGALSRVIRRRL; via the coding sequence atgctGAATCAAACCTTAGTCACCGAATTTCTCCTCCTGGGATTAACAGACATCCAGATACTGCAGACTTTTCTCTTCACGGTTTTCCTTGCAATATACTTTCTCATTGTGGCTGGGAATGGAGCCATCCTGACGATTGTCATCTTTGATCCAAGACTCCACTCGCCTATGTATTTCTTCCTGGGAAATCTGTCATGTCTAGATATCTGCTACTCCACAGTGACACTGCCAAAGATGCTAGAGAACTTCCTCTCTACACACAAAGCAATTTCTTTCTTGGGGTGCATCAGCCAGCTTCACTTCTTCCACTTTCTAGGCAGCACTGAGGCCATGTTGTTGGGTGTAATGGCCTTTGACCGCTTTGTGGCTATCTGTAAACCActtcattaccctcttatcatgaaTCATCAGCTCTGTACCCAAATGGCTATCACTATCTGGATCATTGGTTTTTTCCATGCCCTGATGCATGCCATAATGACCTCTCGCTTGAACTTCTGTGGTTCCAACCATATCCATCACTTCTTCTGTGATGTTAAGCCATTGCTGGAGTTGGCTTGTGGGAATACTGAGCTCAACCAGTGGCTGCTCAATACTGTCACAGGGACCATTGGCATGGGCCCATTCTTTTTAACACTTCTCTCCTATTTCTACATTATCATCTATCTTTTCTTCAAGACCCATTCTTGCAGCCTGCTTCACAAAGCACTGTCCACTTGTGCCTCCCACTTCATGGTAGTTATTCTTTTGTATGCTCCTGTTCTTTTAACTTACATTCGTCCTGCCTCAGGTAGTTCCATAGACCAAGATCGTATCATGGCCATTATGTACAGTGTGGTCACTCCTGTACTAAATCCACTGATCTATACTTTGAGGAACAAGGAAGTGAAGGGAGCCTTGAGTAGAGTGATTAGAAGGAGGCTCTGA